A segment of the Trifolium pratense cultivar HEN17-A07 linkage group LG7, ARS_RC_1.1, whole genome shotgun sequence genome:
GAGCAATTGACGACCGTTGTGAGAATGGTGACGGTGGAGGAGAGACTTTTACAACCTATAGTTTGCTTTTAAAAAGAAGGATTTCACATGACAAATGTATGTTTGGAAAATGGTTTTAAAACTTGTGTTATAGATAAAATCTATGATCTTAGGAGTACATGTTACTCATTATAGTCTCTATGAGTACTCTTTTTATTACGTGTTCTTGTGAGTGTATCAATTTCCCTACCAACCGAGTTAAGTTCATAGGAAACCTCACAATAACTATGTTATTTGATCATTAACACATAATaccaaaaatgataaataagagaaaatgatgaTTTTACTTTAACCTAAAAGatataacaataatattatgtgaatatctaaaaaaaactttggaGTATATACTCTGATTTTTCCAAAAAGTTTTTCACCTTTAAGCAAAAGCTTTTTCCTTTCCCCCTCACACTACCTCATCGAATTTAGAACATCGAACATGATTTGCCACGCCAAAAAATAAGCTTGTCACGTCATGAATGATATTgtcatatcaacaacaaaaagaaCTCAACATTGAAATATTGAATGATAAAGGGtggaaatgttttttttttgtccacgAAGGGTGGAAAATTTTAAACGTTGTGAAATATATAGAAGTCTAAAAACTCGGATAAaaaatctctattttttttttttttttacatttatcattagtttaatctggtttagGGGGTCAATTTTAGCATCAAGTAATTTCAATTCCCTCCCGGTTGCAGTTGTAGGAGATCGAATtgtggtcctccctatcaagtttagtgtcaatcactactgaaccaactaaAAATCTCTATTGAtctcaaaaatatattacatCATCAATTAAGAAGCAAAATAATAGTGatccacaaaaacaaaatttcagaAATGCCAAGCACTTCCAAATACACCACTTTCAATATTCAAGATACATCACACCTTGGAACTGCATATAGAGGGAGGCCTTTGTCAATGTGAAGAGTGAACATAGTTCTATATGTCACATCATTTGTTTCATTTGCCAATTTAAACCGAAAGAATCGAATAAGTGCCATTGATACTATTTTCATCTGCCTATATGCAAAATCCTTTCCTAAGCAGATACGTGGACCAGCCTGCAAATATGTCAAATATTTAAATCTCACTCAAGAAGTGGTAAAAGAATAATTAGAAATTAGTCTTTGAAATTGTAAAATTGTATTAATTTAATTCTTTATATTATCGGTATTTTAAAATGGTTCtcaaaattgtaaaattttaattaaattcgtTCATTTATTGGTATTCATAGATATATTtgacaaaacaaaatattgagATAAAGAGACAAGTGgactgtttggattgacttatttaacATTATTTATTGATATAAGTGTTGTGACTCTTTGAAAGAACTTccgaaaatagcttatgacaaTTTAGTAAGATtatttcagcttatttttataatttctccaatatagcttatgaaaacaacttatgagaattttataaaattatttcaacttgttttcataagttctccaatatagataatgttagaagtcccacatgggctagagatatgacatagatagtctttataagtgtagtgcaaacctcaactcttaaGCTAACTTTTATAGTTGAGTATAGGCCTTCCAAATTCTAATTGATAACATATgggttgtttatccaaataggcCCAAACctttataacattttataattcaaatataattttgaaatattggCAAGGTGGATAACTAGATTGATACATATCTACAATTTCAAGGAAAAATAGATCATATATATTTACTCAAATTATAAGAATTAATCTTAGGTTGAAAGAATAGTGACACTTACATGAAAAgctatgaatttgaatgaagaTTCAGGTTGAAAGATTCCATCTTTGAGCCATCTTTCAGGTATAAATTCTTCAGCATCATCCCCCCAAATGTAAGGCATTCTGCCCATAGCATAGGACAAGTAGTACACTGTTTCTCCCTTATTTACTATGTAGCCATCAGGAAGGATGTCATGTTCTTCTGCTGTCCTACCATTCTTGtatcacaacaaaaaaataaaataaaataggggaTATATAAAATttcggattttaaaataggggataaaattctgatttttattcaaaataggggaggtaaaactgcatttaagcctaattttTATATTGAGTGAATCACTAATTTAGTTCTTTGTATTGTAAACGTGAACAATTTAATCTATAAATTAATGAAATTCTAATATGAAGTAATACCTctatccctaattataagactctgtttgatcacaattttgatcactaatatctttaattgtctattagtaaaaattataaaaatttaatttttaaaaatactcatcaaaacaaattgaacaagatcttatatgctaatatttacatttatatattattgaaaaaatacggtcaaaacaaggtaaatgaatagtacatttttgtcgaacaaagtcttataattagagacggaggtagtatatattagaaaatattttattgtattaatttttcttttggtcagtcattttattccttaaaaaaactgtaatataataaaaaaattgcaatttcaaatatcattttaaaattttattaattttgaaaaataaattatgtgacACCTGCATTTTGAAGGACTAAATTAGTGATTCGATTAAAAAAAAGACAGTTTTAATTGCAAATATTGCttcgtcaaaaaataaataaattgcgaTAATTGCAGGGTTGACTTGATCCATCTCAATggacataataattttaataggACTAGTTTATgtaaatacataaataattatgataaaaaaGAAGTCAAGAGCTCTAAATTCATGTACTTCTATATTCAAAATGCTTTGGACTTAATTGGACTACGAAATTTTTCTATGATGTATGGACACTTTTCGGATTTAGCGTGTTCCAGTGTTTAACACGTGTAATGTGTTGGTGTCTGACACACCAACACAAAACTAACACATGATtgcattgaattatgtcattttctcaaaatattattagtGTCAACATGTCAGTGTCATGTCCGTGTTTGTGACCGTGTTTCATAGAAATTGATGGTTTTTTCAATTAGATTTTTAGAACTCACCATTGGAACAGCAGGATATAGCCTCAATGTCTCTGTTAATGCAGCATGAAGGTAATGCATTTTATCAAGGGTAGCATCAGTAATATTGGTCACAAATTCATCTAAATTGACTTGACTTTCTTGCATAGTAGAAGTAATATTTATCACTTCTTGTGCCACTTTTTCTTGTATAAGAGGGTTCTTGCAAAGCATGTAGAAGAACCATGACAAAGTGTTGGCACTTGTGTCTTTTCCAGCAATCATAACGTTTAGAATTATATCTCTCAAATATTTATCAGTCATATTTGAAGGGTCCTTTTCACTTTCTAGCAAAAACCTTGAAAGTATGTCCTCTTTATCACTCTGGTAAGAAATTAACCACCACAAACATTTTTGTTACCAAGAGATTGGGCaatgcataaataaatttgtttaaattatattttcgCCCCCCTAAATTttacaaacttgcgattttgacTTCCTAGCTTTTATAATAACATTTTTGGCCCCTTAACTTTAAGCCATTTTATAAGTGGCCGACCCCCACTGATTTTGATCAAGTCAACACACACGTTGACATTGACTCATATGTCACGTATGCATGTTTTGCTGCATGGACAGTGACTAATATGTCAAGTCAGCATGTGTGGCAAGACATGGCGACATGTGCATTAacttggtcaaaatcagtgGAACAAAAGTTctattatgaaagttaggaGGCCAAAATCAGATGTTTGTGAAAGTTAGTAGGCCAAAATCGGATGTTTCTGAGATGTCTTATGTGTATCGTTTAGATGTCGTACAAATGTGACATGTACCTAAACATTGAATATATAGAATCCATATAAATCACACATGATGGAAGTTGTTGAacttacaaaattatccttttGCAAGGATAGAAGATTCCTTTTGGTCTCGATTAGACTGTGCACAAAATCATCAATTGTTTCTATGTTCTTCTTAAGGGAAGCCTCTGATCCAAAATTAAGAACCCTTTTCAATTTCCAAAAGGGGTCCAAATAGCGTTTGAATACAAAAGCATTTGAATCATTAAAAGCTTCCATGAAAACATTTGCCTCTTTGCTTGATCTCTCCAAACAATGCAACTCCACTCCAAACCCAACTTTGAATATGGAGTCCAAAGtgcatttcattaatatatcctacaaaaataaattaaaattatagtaatttttGGCTTTCCTACTTTATTTCATAGATGTTCATTCCTAGGCATATGTTGTTATTTGAGCACCCCATATCTTGAAATTGGGTCAAATATGATCAAAGTAGTCCATACATAAGATTTGaactttttcaactttttttttaggttGGGTTAGAAAAGTCCAAAAGTAGTCTAAATCTCATAattcatgtgattttttttttgtcattctaCTAATTTTCTCGTGCACCCTacgaatttaaaaaaatacccatatccgctacttaggtagcggaACACCCTACGAATTCATTAAAATACCCATGTCTTCTACTTTGTTTGTCCTAGAGGAATCTCATTAACCCCTTGAGCGTAATGTCTTAGTTCAacttggaatatttttaaatgtaaaCAAATTCTAATTAGCAAGTATATAAGCCACCATTAAATTGATTAGACAAACTTACTTGTATATCAAAGACCAATCCAGCATTAGAAAACCCCAAAACAACTCTAACCAACTTATCAGCATTCCTTCTAAAAACATTGCAACTAAAATCTCTAAGAACTCTAGTAGAAAACTCAACACTAGCAAGCTTCCTTTGATGTCTCCATTTATCATCATCAACAGCAAAAATCCCATCACCAAAAAGATCAAAAATAGTATCATGGTTAAACTTCCCTTTGGAATATTTATGGAATTGTGTTTTGAGTATGTGCTCAACATTTCTTGTGTCACATGTGTAAATCTTGCTTTTTTTAGGCGCAAGAAGCCTAAAAGTTGGATTGGTTTGAGATATTTTTGTTAGGTAATGAAAGAGTGTTTTGAAGTTgattatttggttaaagattgtTCCTTTTACTGGTGGATATTTTGGGTTTCCTATGGATTGTCCTATGAATGTTGTGAGTGTTAGAATTgagaaaaaaaggaaaaaacatagAAATAAAATCGAGGTGAAATAAAACATGATTAAGAACAACATGTTCaacatcttaatttttttagtgaGTTTGTGTCTAAGTTAGTGTgagtatatataaaaattaacttGTGTTTGATCATGAGATCTGAGCTTTTTAATGTTGTTTAATTAAGTGgacattaattaatatatatctcacGTGCTGCATGcttatgaatattttttggtgAAGAGAGTTTTATATGAAGTTGTTGAAGTTTGACACTAATCTTGCATAGATTCTGGAACACATGTTtcaaaaaatatgattaactACAATTTTTGTCTCTTGTTTTATTTATGATTTGAAAACACACAAACACAAAAGGAGATTGTAAGTTTGAATTCAGGTAAGTACGAAAAATGTTCAGTTTATCTTTCACATTGACAATTGAGCTAGGTCTTAGGAATTTATCCCACCATTTTTAAATGagattttaaacaaaattaagtcTAAACTTTGGATATGTCACTCAAGTGATATGATAATCTACTGTTGTCATGACCATTTTAAACAAATATGAGTCACTCAAAATAGATGAAAATATGCATTCCGTACTATAGTATTAGTGTGTTGAGATGTTTATTCAATCCTTGATGCCTATATACTCTTAGTTTatctaaaataatttgattattaTGGATAAACTATTAATAAACTATTAAAATGTTCCTGTTTTGGTCCCTTGTATCATGAATATTTCAATTTAGTTCCATATTTTGTAAAATGTTTCTCAAATTCATTCTTCAAATGAATGCCTAACGCAACGATCGTAATGATGTATcttatttttggtcaagtatAGTGGATGGAAATcccacctttaaggtgaattaaTGGAGTATatggggttcgaactccgattcgtacatatataatgtgatattcCTACTAACTAAGTTAAACTCGCAGGATGAATGGTAACGAGTTATCTATTAAGTATCTTAGTGTCAAAAATAAGAATAGGAAACATGTATGTAACAATTCATAAAATGCCTTAGGAAAGTTTACTTACACTAGAAAACATGGCAGAGCCAATGATCCATATAGCTATAAAGaaaatcattatcattatcttTATTTAGAATGAAATTAATCTCTTTATTATACACCAAAAGCTAAAACACTAGAAATGCTATGCATATTTATTTGCTTTACTTCACATGTCACCTCACTCATGAGTGATCATGACCTTGGAATTGCATTGAGAGGGAGGCCCTTGTCCAAGTGAAGGGTAAACATGACCTTATACGTCACATTTTCTATTCCATTTGCCAATTTAAATTTGAAGAAATGAAGAATAGCCATTGCTACTATTTTCATTTGTCTGTATGCAAAGTCCTTCCCTAAGCACATACGAGGTCCAGCCTACAATCAAACATTTGGAAACTTATACACCATAATGTATCATAACAAATATAAAGCAAATTCAAAGGAAAATAAAGGTGCAAATTACATGGAATGCTACAAATTTGAATGGTgattcgggttggaaaattccgTTGTTAATCCATCGTTCAGGACGGAATTCCTCAGCATCTTCCCCCCAAATGGATGACATTCGACCCATAGCATAGGCCAAGTAGTACACTCCGTCACCCTTTTCCACTTTGTACCCATCAGGAAGAACATCAGGCTCATCTGCAGTTCTACCATCCTTGAAAAGTAGTATCATAACAAGACACAAAATGATAATCAAAATTTAACATGTAATGTTGTTTATGCAGGTGCATTTTAAAATGGAGAGATAATTAGATAGTCACATGAAGAAATTCATAGAAGGTATATACCAAAGGGAGTACAGGGTACAATCTCAATGTCTCAGTCAATGCTGCATGAAGATAATGCATTTTATCAAGGATGACATCTGTTAAATTAGCAACAAACTCATCTATGTTGCTAAGTTCACTTTCATTGATACAAGTGACATCTTTTATTTCTTGCACAATCTTGTCTTCTACAAGAGGGTTCTTGCATAGCAAGTAGAAGAACCATGAAAGAGTGTTTGCAGTGGTGTCTTTGCCAGCTATCATAAAGTTAAGAATTATATCCCTCAAATACTTATCACTTATAGTTGTTTGGCCTTTCTTGCTCTCCATTAAAAATCTTGATAGTATGTCTTCTTTAACATTCTGAAAAACATAGCAATCACATTTGACTTCAATATTCTTCACATTTGATTGCAACCACAATTTACAAGATTGATTATCATTAACATGATAAATACAACCCAAGTCTTATTTGTACCTTCTGCACTAAGTTAcagtataattttattttttttacaaaagttaccgtatacaattttattttttttgtggcaTTTGTCGTGTGGTTCCCAGGGGAAAAGGGTCCAGTAAtacagagttcggccgcgaggttaGGAAAGTCTGGCCAATAATTGTTTccaccaggaatcgaactcgggttctcccgaacaatCCGTCCTAGGGGAAGCTCACTAATCACTTGAGCCTAATGTCTTAGTTTACAATATACTAATGTTTATTCCaatgaaaaataaactatacTAAAGGGCGGGAAACATAAGGAATTGATGAACTCACATAATCTTGTTGAAGTGCCAACTGTTCCTTTTTGGTGTTTATGACTCCATTCACAAATTCATCTATTAATTTCACATTGCGCTTAAGCTTAGCCTCACCACCAATGTTAAGAAACCTCTTAATGCTCCAAATTGGATCAACATATCGCCAATATATTAAAGCATTTGATTCATCAAAGGCCTTCATGAATTCAGTTCCCTCTTTGCTTGATCCTTCTAGGCAATTCAATTCTGTTCCAAACCCAACCTTGAATATTGAGTCCAATGCACATCTCATTTGTAAGTCctaacaaaagaagaaaaaaatttgtacaTCATGATTTGAATTATAAGATTACATGATACATATAATGTTAACAACTCAAGAGAAAATTTGTTAAAGTAACTCCTATACTAAATATTCTTAGAATCGGGccctaactcaaccctataaAACTGAGTTTGTAAGGTGAGAGATGCCACTCTTTATAAATTATGGTCAGACTTTAACTTTAAGTAATGTCTGATCTGGTTTTTCAAATAAATGGTGGGTGAACCGAAATcagactctgataccattttGGAATTGAAAGTtaggtctaactcaaccttacaaaatcggcttgtaaggtgaggattgtctcttcTTTATAAACACgtattcaggtcatctcacaTATTCGAAAAACCATGTCCCACATTGATTAAAGATAAGGCCTAACTAGAGTTTATAAAGAAGATGAGATTGTCACTTTACAAGCTACTTTTGTAGTGCTGAGTTAGACCAAACTTTTCATTCTAACATAGTATTAGAGTGTCTCCAAAATCCATTGAGCCACTTGCTATC
Coding sequences within it:
- the LOC123897650 gene encoding cytochrome P450 704C1-like, with product MLNMLFLIMFYFTSILFLCFFLFFSILTLTTFIGQSIGNPKYPPVKGTIFNQIINFKTLFHYLTKISQTNPTFRLLAPKKSKIYTCDTRNVEHILKTQFHKYSKGKFNHDTIFDLFGDGIFAVDDDKWRHQRKLASVEFSTRVLRDFSCNVFRRNADKLVRVVLGFSNAGLVFDIQDILMKCTLDSIFKVGFGVELHCLERSSKEANVFMEAFNDSNAFVFKRYLDPFWKLKRVLNFGSEASLKKNIETIDDFVHSLIETKRNLLSLQKDNFSDKEDILSRFLLESEKDPSNMTDKYLRDIILNVMIAGKDTSANTLSWFFYMLCKNPLIQEKVAQEVINITSTMQESQVNLDEFVTNITDATLDKMHYLHAALTETLRLYPAVPMNGRTAEEHDILPDGYIVNKGETVYYLSYAMGRMPYIWGDDAEEFIPERWLKDGIFQPESSFKFIAFHAGPRICLGKDFAYRQMKIVSMALIRFFRFKLANETNDVTYRTMFTLHIDKGLPLYAVPRCDVS
- the LOC123897651 gene encoding cytochrome P450 704C1-like; translation: MDILLYTLLTFIAFSFLAIFLTICFIMITIFKGKFIGDPKYAPVKGTVFNQLFYFKKLHDYHTQMAKTYPTLRLLAPNQSELYTIDVRNIEYILKTNFDKYSKGKYNQDIITDLFGEGIFAVDGDKWKQQRKIASYEFSTRVLRDFSCSVFRKNAAKLVKVISEFSHEGLVFDMQDLQMRCALDSIFKVGFGTELNCLEGSSKEGTEFMKAFDESNALIYWRYVDPIWSIKRFLNIGGEAKLKRNVKLIDEFVNGVINTKKEQLALQQDYNVKEDILSRFLMESKKGQTTISDKYLRDIILNFMIAGKDTTANTLSWFFYLLCKNPLVEDKIVQEIKDVTCINESELSNIDEFVANLTDVILDKMHYLHAALTETLRLYPVLPLDGRTADEPDVLPDGYKVEKGDGVYYLAYAMGRMSSIWGEDAEEFRPERWINNGIFQPESPFKFVAFHAGPRMCLGKDFAYRQMKIVAMAILHFFKFKLANGIENVTYKVMFTLHLDKGLPLNAIPRS